One segment of Bdellovibrionales bacterium DNA contains the following:
- a CDS encoding glycosyltransferase family 4 protein, translated as MSQPSDTVHKPSFSGQSPGVLNLCFSRGWGGLEMANLQWAKRFHSQGYRSYSICYENSPLHQKTLSEGLPVETRTPHEYFSPRTVRYVRQFVIENKIDMILLQRLRDLWIVSPALVGLNTTLVGFAQMWLDSVNKKDFLHRWLYGRMDLLITLTPSQGTAFLKCVPYPAEKTINIPNSVDSQKFNPSLRNSQFRKEFGIGEDEVIIGCVGRLDPFKGQKELIEAFANVHTESKRLILVGDSTVHNGDEYLNELHKTVKDLKLKGRVIFTGFREDIPNILANFDIFVLNSYKEAFGFVVIEAMASGTSVVATQSGGVPDILENGTYGWLVPPQGTFELANTLNYLITHPEERRHKAKLAREHVIKNYEESAIFHRLISETQTRGLL; from the coding sequence ATGAGTCAGCCGTCTGACACAGTTCATAAACCTTCCTTTTCAGGCCAATCTCCTGGGGTCCTCAACCTATGTTTTTCCAGAGGCTGGGGCGGCCTGGAGATGGCGAATCTGCAGTGGGCCAAACGCTTCCACAGCCAGGGCTACCGCAGCTATTCCATTTGCTATGAAAATAGCCCCCTTCATCAAAAAACCTTGAGCGAAGGTCTTCCTGTGGAAACCCGCACGCCCCATGAGTACTTTTCCCCGCGGACGGTTCGATATGTCCGTCAATTTGTGATCGAAAATAAAATCGACATGATTTTGCTCCAACGACTGAGAGATCTCTGGATCGTGTCACCGGCCTTGGTAGGACTGAACACCACACTGGTGGGTTTTGCGCAGATGTGGCTCGATTCGGTGAATAAAAAAGATTTTCTCCATCGATGGCTGTATGGACGGATGGATCTGTTAATTACGCTGACACCCTCGCAAGGGACTGCGTTTTTAAAATGTGTTCCCTATCCTGCAGAAAAAACCATCAACATCCCCAATTCCGTCGATAGCCAAAAATTTAATCCGAGTTTGCGCAATTCCCAGTTTCGTAAAGAATTTGGAATTGGCGAGGACGAAGTGATTATCGGATGCGTGGGCAGACTAGATCCCTTTAAGGGTCAAAAAGAATTGATCGAGGCGTTTGCGAATGTGCACACGGAAAGTAAAAGACTTATCCTCGTTGGCGACTCTACGGTTCATAACGGCGATGAGTACTTGAATGAACTTCATAAAACCGTCAAAGACTTAAAGTTAAAAGGTCGGGTGATCTTCACGGGCTTTAGAGAGGACATTCCCAATATTCTCGCCAACTTTGATATTTTTGTTCTTAATTCGTACAAGGAAGCTTTCGGCTTCGTCGTCATCGAAGCTATGGCGAGCGGAACTTCTGTCGTCGCCACCCAATCCGGCGGGGTGCCCGATATTTTAGAAAATGGAACCTATGGTTGGCTCGTCCCTCCCCAAGGGACTTTCGAGCTGGCCAATACACTGAATTACTTAATCACCCACCCCGAAGAGCGACGGCATAAAGCAAAATTAGCTCGGGAGCACGTTATTAAAAATTATGAAGAGTCCGCGATATTTCATCGCCTCATCAGTGAAACGCAAACGCGAGGTCTATTGTGA
- a CDS encoding ferredoxin: MADKNDKYPDNIEGRYFVDRTCIACDACRITAENHFGIDPDDGHAFVSKQPVTPEEEEICKEAMEGCPVEAIGNNG; this comes from the coding sequence ATGGCCGACAAAAACGATAAATACCCAGACAATATCGAAGGTCGATACTTTGTCGATCGCACCTGTATCGCTTGTGATGCTTGTCGTATCACGGCCGAAAATCATTTTGGGATTGATCCCGATGACGGGCACGCCTTTGTGTCCAAGCAGCCGGTGACGCCGGAAGAGGAAGAGATCTGTAAAGAAGCTATGGAAGGGTGTCCTGTAGAGGCTATCGGCAATAATGGCTAA
- a CDS encoding SDR family oxidoreductase, whose product MKEVFITGAGSGIGAATAEIFYRKGWKVYLAGRNRDKLEAVRKRLGPHAVVVVFDQSQSAHIPALKLKLEELKVNISALVNNAGFFSPALFAEENDGNWATHFETNLMGPVRLTRLLWPQLQSNKGCVTNVSSTLGLRPIPNTGAYSALKAALNNWTQTLALEGAVDGVRVNAICPGLVDTPIHSYHQSSKPEHVALFQQLQKLQPLGRIGQPDDIAQAIYFTCSEEASWMTGALVPVDGGVILTTRDP is encoded by the coding sequence GTGAAAGAAGTATTCATTACCGGTGCGGGCTCAGGCATCGGTGCGGCGACCGCCGAAATTTTTTATAGAAAAGGTTGGAAAGTCTATCTTGCCGGCCGCAATCGCGACAAATTAGAAGCGGTTCGGAAACGCTTAGGACCTCACGCGGTCGTAGTGGTTTTTGATCAAAGCCAAAGCGCCCACATCCCGGCACTCAAACTCAAGCTTGAAGAGCTCAAGGTCAACATCAGCGCTCTGGTCAACAACGCGGGATTTTTTTCTCCGGCCCTTTTTGCCGAAGAGAACGACGGAAACTGGGCCACTCATTTCGAAACCAATTTGATGGGACCGGTACGGCTCACTCGCCTGTTATGGCCCCAACTTCAATCGAATAAAGGTTGCGTGACCAACGTCTCTTCGACTCTTGGCCTGCGCCCCATTCCCAACACCGGAGCCTACTCTGCATTGAAGGCCGCGCTGAACAATTGGACTCAGACTTTGGCCCTCGAGGGCGCCGTTGACGGAGTTCGTGTCAACGCCATTTGCCCAGGCCTGGTCGATACTCCCATTCATTCTTATCACCAAAGTTCGAAGCCCGAGCATGTCGCACTTTTTCAACAGCTTCAAAAGTTACAGCCCCTTGGACGAATTGGGCAACCCGACGATATCGCGCAGGCCATTTATTTCACCTGCAGCGAGGAGGCTTCGTGGATGACCGGCGCCCTGGTTCCCGTGGACGGCGGAGTGATCCTCACCACCCGCGACCCGTAA
- the ppk1 gene encoding polyphosphate kinase 1, with protein sequence MSDKIKKIKSTDPLFLNREIQWLQFNQRVLNEARDPRTPLLERLNFLSIFTSNLDEFVMKRVGGLKRQMDFGLPGTSIDGLSPEEQLKRLQKEIQSQVEEQSKIYKSLLPEMVKHGIQLKKWRDLNATEKAFVRDYYTNNVFPVLTPLVVDPALPFPFISNLTLSLAVSLKTPDSEDTLFARVKVPEVFPQWIQIAVPENKNKYVFISLVQIIQYNLHDLFPDTQVLDVMPFRITRNADLERDEEDAEDLLELISEEIKQRRFAEAVRLEHGKNSNPWMVQFLKDELELADSDIYQVSGLLDYTSLKPIVALNLPHLKFKFWEPQVPQIIQETSGTIFDTIRRQDILVHFPYESFTASVEKFINEAASDPNTLAIKMTLYRMGDSSNIISALIRAADQGKQVVCIVELKARFDEQRNIYWAQKMEKAGIHVVYGVVGFKTHCKTTLILRKEGSGIAAYANIGTGNYNSVTAKVYTDLSLFTSNRLITDELVQLFHLLTGRSFKRQFNNLLVAPINMKERLIELTRREIEHAENGRPARIIIKCNSLEDKELIELFYEASQKGVFIDLIVRGFCTLRPMTETISEHIRVISVIGRFLEHSRIYFFQNGAEKPIDGDFFISSADLMYRNLNNRLEVACPIFDRKHKRRCWEVLTLALSDYRQAWDMDANGKYVQRMDEDGSADSSSQERFMHLTSMRTELVSDD encoded by the coding sequence ATGTCCGATAAGATCAAAAAAATTAAATCCACCGATCCCTTATTTTTGAACCGCGAAATTCAATGGCTTCAATTCAATCAAAGAGTGCTGAACGAAGCTCGTGATCCCAGGACGCCTCTCTTAGAGCGTCTCAACTTCCTCAGTATCTTCACTTCGAATCTCGACGAATTTGTGATGAAGCGCGTGGGAGGCCTCAAGCGCCAAATGGATTTCGGACTACCGGGGACTTCCATTGATGGACTCAGTCCCGAAGAGCAGCTGAAGCGACTGCAAAAAGAAATTCAGTCGCAAGTGGAAGAGCAGTCGAAAATTTATAAGTCACTTCTGCCGGAGATGGTGAAGCACGGAATTCAGCTTAAAAAATGGCGAGATCTCAACGCCACGGAAAAAGCATTCGTACGTGATTACTACACCAACAATGTCTTTCCGGTCTTAACGCCTCTGGTGGTCGATCCGGCGCTGCCGTTTCCGTTTATATCGAATCTCACTTTGTCTTTAGCTGTGAGTCTAAAAACTCCAGACTCGGAGGACACGCTCTTTGCGCGAGTGAAAGTCCCGGAAGTTTTTCCACAGTGGATTCAGATTGCGGTGCCGGAGAACAAGAATAAATATGTGTTTATCAGTTTGGTGCAAATCATCCAGTATAATTTGCATGATTTATTCCCAGACACTCAAGTCCTCGACGTGATGCCGTTTCGAATCACTCGCAACGCCGATCTCGAGCGCGATGAAGAGGATGCCGAAGATCTTTTGGAGCTGATTTCCGAAGAGATCAAACAGCGTCGTTTTGCGGAGGCGGTGCGCCTCGAGCACGGTAAGAATTCCAATCCTTGGATGGTTCAGTTTCTTAAAGATGAACTTGAACTGGCCGACAGTGATATTTATCAGGTGAGTGGGCTGTTGGATTACACCAGCCTTAAGCCGATCGTGGCGTTGAATCTTCCGCATTTGAAATTTAAGTTTTGGGAACCTCAAGTTCCACAGATCATCCAAGAGACGTCAGGAACTATATTCGATACCATTCGGCGCCAAGATATTTTGGTTCACTTTCCGTACGAGAGCTTTACCGCATCGGTTGAAAAATTCATCAACGAAGCGGCCAGCGATCCCAATACATTGGCCATCAAGATGACGCTCTACCGGATGGGTGACAGCAGTAATATCATCAGTGCCCTTATCCGTGCGGCCGACCAGGGAAAACAAGTGGTCTGTATCGTGGAACTGAAAGCGCGCTTTGATGAACAGAGAAATATCTATTGGGCGCAGAAAATGGAAAAGGCGGGCATTCACGTCGTTTACGGAGTGGTCGGCTTTAAGACCCATTGCAAGACAACATTGATCTTGCGCAAAGAGGGGAGCGGAATTGCAGCCTATGCCAACATTGGCACAGGAAACTACAACAGTGTCACCGCAAAAGTTTATACGGATCTCAGTTTGTTCACGTCGAATCGATTGATTACCGATGAATTAGTCCAGTTGTTTCATTTGCTCACGGGTCGATCCTTCAAGCGTCAGTTTAATAATTTACTGGTCGCACCGATCAACATGAAGGAGCGGTTAATCGAGCTCACACGCCGGGAGATTGAGCATGCAGAGAATGGTCGACCCGCAAGAATCATTATCAAGTGTAACAGTCTCGAAGATAAAGAGTTGATTGAACTTTTTTACGAAGCCTCTCAAAAGGGCGTCTTTATCGATCTTATCGTTCGAGGATTTTGCACACTCCGACCGATGACGGAGACCATTAGCGAACACATTCGCGTGATTTCGGTGATTGGTCGTTTTCTGGAGCACTCTCGTATCTACTTTTTTCAAAATGGTGCAGAGAAGCCCATCGATGGAGATTTCTTTATCAGTTCTGCCGATCTGATGTATCGCAATTTGAATAATCGGTTGGAAGTGGCATGCCCGATTTTTGATCGGAAGCACAAGCGCCGATGTTGGGAAGTTCTTACTTTGGCCCTATCGGATTATCGGCAGGCCTGGGACATGGACGCCAACGGAAAGTATGTACAGAGAATGGATGAAGACGGGTCGGCGGATTCCAGCTCCCAAGAGCGCTTTATGCACCTCACCAGCATGCGCACCGAACTCGTGTCTGACGACTAA
- a CDS encoding deoxyhypusine synthase family protein, with the protein MGTISEFIDKYYLHFNSAALKEAAVAYKEHLNKGNKMFMTLAGAMSTAELGKILAEMIRQDKVHAICCTGANLEEDVFNLVAHEHYVRLPQWRYLTQEDDRKLLDKHLNRVTDTCIPEGEAIRRIEKSIIKLWDEASKQDKGYLPHEYFYKMLLNGDLKEFYQIDPKNSWLLAAAEKNLPIFVPGWEDSTLGNIFAGRCIEGKIKVSAMKTGIHYMMSLAEWYRKGAGNNGVGFFQIGGGIAGDFPICVVPMLEQDLEQDIPKWNYFCQISDSTTSYGSYSGAEPTEKISWGKLDIESPKFVIESDATIVAPLVFAYVLGM; encoded by the coding sequence ATGGGGACTATTTCTGAATTTATCGATAAATACTATTTGCACTTCAACTCTGCAGCTTTAAAAGAAGCCGCCGTCGCTTACAAAGAGCACCTCAATAAGGGCAACAAAATGTTCATGACTCTCGCCGGAGCGATGAGCACTGCGGAGCTTGGAAAAATTCTCGCCGAAATGATTCGCCAAGATAAGGTTCACGCCATCTGCTGCACGGGTGCGAATTTGGAAGAAGACGTATTTAACCTCGTCGCCCACGAACACTATGTTCGCCTACCTCAATGGCGCTACCTCACGCAAGAGGACGACCGCAAACTTTTAGATAAACACTTAAACCGCGTCACTGACACATGCATCCCCGAAGGCGAGGCTATTCGTCGGATCGAAAAGAGTATTATTAAATTGTGGGACGAAGCTTCGAAGCAAGACAAAGGCTACCTCCCGCACGAATACTTTTACAAAATGCTTCTCAATGGAGATCTTAAAGAATTTTATCAAATTGATCCTAAGAACTCTTGGCTTTTAGCTGCTGCCGAAAAAAATCTTCCCATTTTTGTTCCTGGTTGGGAAGACTCCACCCTTGGAAATATTTTTGCCGGTCGCTGTATCGAAGGTAAAATCAAAGTGAGCGCCATGAAAACTGGGATTCACTACATGATGAGTTTGGCCGAATGGTACCGCAAAGGTGCTGGGAATAACGGCGTCGGCTTTTTCCAAATTGGTGGCGGTATTGCCGGTGACTTCCCGATTTGCGTGGTGCCGATGTTAGAGCAGGATTTGGAGCAAGATATCCCTAAGTGGAATTATTTTTGCCAAATTTCAGACTCAACGACAAGCTACGGTTCTTACTCTGGAGCAGAGCCGACGGAGAAAATCTCTTGGGGTAAATTAGATATCGAGTCACCAAAGTTTGTGATCGAGTCGGATGCCACCATTGTCGCACCCCTTGTCTTTGCTTACGTCCTCGGAATGTAG
- a CDS encoding rRNA pseudouridine synthase, with amino-acid sequence MSVRLSKIMADRGICSRREADECISRGWVMVDGNVIDELGYKINGDENITLTRQGQEWLQEKITVMIYKPVGYVSGQAEDGYQPATVLLTPDRFIHNPGDPPELTRRQLLTLAPAGRLDIDSRGLLILTQDGKLARAIISAESTVDKEYIVGVEGEITEEKLERLRYGLSIDGQKLKPAIIEKTKQQELRFILQEGKKRQIRKMCEMVDLHVVTLLRTRVGPLKLGTLKPGEWRHLSSHEALSLQKYEARAFEEKKPRPKSVKKFYRR; translated from the coding sequence ATGTCCGTGAGACTTTCTAAAATTATGGCAGACCGAGGCATTTGTTCCCGTCGAGAGGCGGATGAGTGCATCTCCCGAGGCTGGGTGATGGTGGACGGAAACGTCATTGATGAGCTGGGTTATAAGATCAACGGGGATGAGAACATTACCCTCACTCGGCAAGGCCAAGAGTGGTTGCAAGAAAAAATCACCGTGATGATTTATAAACCGGTCGGGTACGTGTCAGGACAAGCGGAAGACGGCTACCAGCCGGCCACAGTTTTATTAACTCCGGATCGCTTCATCCACAACCCTGGGGATCCTCCAGAACTCACTCGTCGTCAACTTCTCACATTAGCGCCCGCAGGCCGACTCGATATTGATTCGCGGGGATTGTTAATTCTTACTCAGGATGGAAAGTTAGCTCGAGCGATCATTTCTGCCGAATCCACAGTGGACAAGGAATACATCGTGGGTGTGGAAGGCGAGATCACCGAGGAGAAGCTGGAACGCCTCCGTTACGGACTGTCGATCGATGGACAAAAATTAAAGCCGGCGATCATCGAGAAAACGAAACAGCAGGAACTTCGGTTTATTCTCCAAGAAGGAAAAAAACGCCAGATCCGCAAAATGTGCGAAATGGTAGATCTACATGTGGTGACTCTTTTAAGAACTCGCGTGGGTCCGTTAAAGCTGGGTACGCTGAAGCCGGGCGAGTGGAGACATTTGTCATCCCACGAAGCTCTCAGTCTGCAAAAATACGAGGCCCGAGCTTTCGAAGAAAAAAAACCGCGCCCGAAATCTGTCAAAAAATTCTATCGCCGCTAA